A single Pan paniscus chromosome 21, NHGRI_mPanPan1-v2.0_pri, whole genome shotgun sequence DNA region contains:
- the WFDC3 gene encoding WAP four-disulfide core domain protein 3 isoform X1 — translation MFPAGPRPGDDCGALLALGSLESWITAGEHAKEGECPPDKNPCKELCQGDELCPAEQKCCTTGCGRICRDIPKGRKRDCPRVIRKQSCLKRCITDETCPGVKKCCTLGCNKSCVVPISKQKLAEFGGDCPADPLPCEELCDGDASCPQGHKCCSTGCGRTCLGDIEGGRGGDCPKVLVGLCIVGCVMDENCQAGEKCCKSGCGRFCVPPVLPPKLTMNPNWTVRSDSELEIPVP, via the exons ATGTTTCCCGCTGGGCCAAGGCCTGGGGATGACTGCGGG GCACTTCTTGCTCTTGGGTCCCTGGAATCCTGGATAACTGCAGGAGAACATG CAAAAGAGGGAGAATGCCCTCCCGATAAGAACCCATGCAAAGAGCTGTGCCAGGGCGACGAATTGTGTCCGGCTGAACAGAAGTGCTGCACCACAGGCTGTGGTCGGATCTGCCGAGACATTCCTAAGG GGAGGAAAAGAGATTGCCCTAGGGTTATTCGGAAACAATCCTGTTTGAAAAGGTGCATCACTGATGAGACATGTCCAGGTGTAAAGAAATGCTGCACGCTTGGCTGCAACAAGAGCTGTGTAGTCCCAATCTCTAAACAGAAGCTGG CAGAGTTTGGTGGTGACTGTCCCGCTGACCCCCTTCCGTGTGAGGAGCTGTGTGATGGGGATGCATCCTGTCCCCAGGGGCATAAATGCTGCAGCACCGGCTGTGGCCGCACCTGCCTCGGAGACATTGAGGGAG GGCGGGGCGGTGATTGTCCAAAAGTTCTGGTGGGCCTGTGCATTGTTGGCTGTGTGATGGATGAGAATTGTCAAGCTGGAGAAAAATGTTGCAAGTCAGGCTGTGGCCGCTTCTGTGTCCCACCAGTACTGCCCCCAAAACTGACCATGAACCCCAACTGGACTGTGAGGTCTGATTCCGAATTAG AGATCCCGGTGCCCTAG
- the WFDC3 gene encoding WAP four-disulfide core domain protein 3 isoform X3, whose amino-acid sequence MTAGIIMMLSCLFLLKALLALGSLESWITAGEHAKEGECPPDKNPCKELCQGDELCPAEQKCCTTGCGRICRDIPKGRKRDCPRVIRKQSCLKRCITDETCPGVKKCCTLGCNKSCVVPISKQKLAEFGGDCPADPLPCEELCDGDASCPQGHKCCSTGCGRTCLGDIEGGRGGDCPKVLVGLCIVGCVMDENCQAGEKCCKSGCGRFCVPPVLPPKLTMNPNWTVRSDSELEIPVP is encoded by the exons ATGACTGCGGG CATCATCATGATGTTAAGCTGCCTCTTTCTTCTGAAGGCACTTCTTGCTCTTGGGTCCCTGGAATCCTGGATAACTGCAGGAGAACATG CAAAAGAGGGAGAATGCCCTCCCGATAAGAACCCATGCAAAGAGCTGTGCCAGGGCGACGAATTGTGTCCGGCTGAACAGAAGTGCTGCACCACAGGCTGTGGTCGGATCTGCCGAGACATTCCTAAGG GGAGGAAAAGAGATTGCCCTAGGGTTATTCGGAAACAATCCTGTTTGAAAAGGTGCATCACTGATGAGACATGTCCAGGTGTAAAGAAATGCTGCACGCTTGGCTGCAACAAGAGCTGTGTAGTCCCAATCTCTAAACAGAAGCTGG CAGAGTTTGGTGGTGACTGTCCCGCTGACCCCCTTCCGTGTGAGGAGCTGTGTGATGGGGATGCATCCTGTCCCCAGGGGCATAAATGCTGCAGCACCGGCTGTGGCCGCACCTGCCTCGGAGACATTGAGGGAG GGCGGGGCGGTGATTGTCCAAAAGTTCTGGTGGGCCTGTGCATTGTTGGCTGTGTGATGGATGAGAATTGTCAAGCTGGAGAAAAATGTTGCAAGTCAGGCTGTGGCCGCTTCTGTGTCCCACCAGTACTGCCCCCAAAACTGACCATGAACCCCAACTGGACTGTGAGGTCTGATTCCGAATTAG AGATCCCGGTGCCCTAG
- the WFDC3 gene encoding WAP four-disulfide core domain protein 3 isoform X2 → MMLSCLFLLKALLALGSLESWITAGEHAKEGECPPDKNPCKELCQGDELCPAEQKCCTTGCGRICRDIPKGRKRDCPRVIRKQSCLKRCITDETCPGVKKCCTLGCNKSCVVPISKQKLAEFGGDCPADPLPCEELCDGDASCPQGHKCCSTGCGRTCLGDIEGGRGGDCPKVLVGLCIVGCVMDENCQAGEKCCKSGCGRFCVPPVLPPKLTMNPNWTVRSDSELEIPVP, encoded by the exons ATGATGTTAAGCTGCCTCTTTCTTCTGAAGGCACTTCTTGCTCTTGGGTCCCTGGAATCCTGGATAACTGCAGGAGAACATG CAAAAGAGGGAGAATGCCCTCCCGATAAGAACCCATGCAAAGAGCTGTGCCAGGGCGACGAATTGTGTCCGGCTGAACAGAAGTGCTGCACCACAGGCTGTGGTCGGATCTGCCGAGACATTCCTAAGG GGAGGAAAAGAGATTGCCCTAGGGTTATTCGGAAACAATCCTGTTTGAAAAGGTGCATCACTGATGAGACATGTCCAGGTGTAAAGAAATGCTGCACGCTTGGCTGCAACAAGAGCTGTGTAGTCCCAATCTCTAAACAGAAGCTGG CAGAGTTTGGTGGTGACTGTCCCGCTGACCCCCTTCCGTGTGAGGAGCTGTGTGATGGGGATGCATCCTGTCCCCAGGGGCATAAATGCTGCAGCACCGGCTGTGGCCGCACCTGCCTCGGAGACATTGAGGGAG GGCGGGGCGGTGATTGTCCAAAAGTTCTGGTGGGCCTGTGCATTGTTGGCTGTGTGATGGATGAGAATTGTCAAGCTGGAGAAAAATGTTGCAAGTCAGGCTGTGGCCGCTTCTGTGTCCCACCAGTACTGCCCCCAAAACTGACCATGAACCCCAACTGGACTGTGAGGTCTGATTCCGAATTAG AGATCCCGGTGCCCTAG